Within Etheostoma cragini isolate CJK2018 chromosome 24, CSU_Ecrag_1.0, whole genome shotgun sequence, the genomic segment gtttttcttttattattccaGCTTTATTAAACCACCTTTAATGAGAGGTTTTATGTCATCAGTCCTAACTTACCATTGAAACTCATGATTTACACTGTTCTGGGGTTCCCACGCTGAGGTTTTGAAGCACTTTGGCATCTTTTGGTCTGAGTGCAGTGATGAGCTCTGACCACTAGAGGACAGGGAAGGGTGGTGGAAACTTTCAAGGCTGGAGGGAGCCGGGCACGTGGAAATGAGTCTTTTTAACAGTCTGAGTTAGAAATGGTTAACTGACaactgtgtctgttttgtcAGGTCAGACAACAAGGTGACTGTCCACTTCATCAATCGTGACGGGGAGAAGGTCACAGCAAAGGGGTCGCCGGGAGACTCACTGCTGGATATTGTCATCAAtgaagatcttgactttgatgGCTTTGGTACACACTCACAGTCTTTGGTGTAAGATAGACTGAGATTTAGAAATTTGGATAGATCTGATTGGcagcccctctctctctctctctctctgtgtgtagggGCGTGTGAGGGAACCTTGGCGTGCTCCACATGCCATCTGATCTTTGACGAGGACGTCTACAAGAGTCTGGGGCCAGTCACAGACGAGGAGATGGACATGCTAGATTTAGCCTACGGCTTGACTGACACGTAAGGACACACTTGCCCTGAACACACAGCAGGCCAAACCTGTCCATCCAGTAGTGACATTCCAGCGACCACAGCTACTTTAGTTGGATATTTTTTATTCGTCAGTGGCCACAGCTCTACATAGACAATACTTGTGTGTTAATtggattatttcattttatttattttaaatgtgctgttaAGAAAAAAGATTGACAGGTGTGTCACACCCTGCATGATGCTGATGAGATGTTTCTTTTGAGGTAATGAGATTAATCAGCCAGGGACAACTTTACACCAGCATCAACTTAACTCAGCATACAAGCGGGTAAACTCATCAGTGACATATTATCAGTTCCACATTataaaaatattggaaaaaacaCTTCTGCTCCCAACTTtacaaaaaaggcttttttcagtttcaaatAACTGACTATAAAATCGTCTGTGTATAAAGGTGATTTAACGAGTGTAAATAATGAATGCCTGTTGCTGAAAACATGGCAACCTGAAAGCTAAAGACTTAACACTCGTTATTTTTCCTCCCCGAAGATCTCGCCTGGGTTGCCAGATCTGTCTGACAAAGTCTCTGGATGGCTTGGTGGCCAGGGTTCCAGAGAGTGTAGCGGACATCCGACAGAGCAAAGACGGATCCTCTTAACCCCCGGCAGGGCAGCGTGGCTGTAGACATTATGGTTACGGCCGGTTAGGACTGAGAGAATAAGCACAGGGACGATGGTGGGTGTTAATCTGTCAGCCGCGCTGGACTGCCACAGCgttgtttccatttctttgatttttttaagaaatatttcCAAGTTACAGACTACAAGAGCTAGCTTTCAATaaccagaataaaaaaatacaggatTTAGACTCGCtaatcctattttttttttatagaaagtAAACCTACATAGGCAAGAGTTTTAGAGTAATCCTATAAACTCTGTAACCATGAGAGACCCTGGCCTTCCTAGTGAGGAATCATgacaaaatattataatataaactCCAAGACAAACCCATGATATCATATGCTTATATAAGGTGCCAATAGGCCTTATATGCCAATATAAGGTTGTCAATTTTAATCacttaaaaaagtttttttaatcactatGACTGACACATGAACGTCAGTTTGCAGACTGCAACGTGTAGTTTGTGGCTGGGCCTTCGATTAGCTAAGAAAGAATCTTGTGCTTCTCTTGTTAGTATGACTGAATTTACAAgactctctctttgtgtgtaaatgcagtCATTATCACCGAACGAGGAAAAGATTCCCGGCTGTAAGAGTACACAGCTGACAGCTTTGTGAACCAATGCAACTAACAGTTCTTGACGCCTCAGAGATTGTGCTGATGTCACCTAATATTTTATTCTACATATGTATGCCCTTACTATTGTTGGTTTGATCAGATCCTTTGTGTAACCGTATAATTCAGTCACGTGATTGTACATAGCTAGAACACGCATATCTATGTATAGagtgaaaaataatgtaataaaaaataaatcaccttTCTAATGGCGTGTGGAACTGTCAGTTTTTTCAGGTTCTATATATTCAGTTTGAAAATATCTTGTTTCTAGCATAGCATGTTCTTATTTCCCCTTACCGATAACCCAACTGTAAACCAATAATTACGTCACATGTTAATCAGgtcattttatttgcaaaagCAGGTTTTCTTAGGCTTATGAATACATGTACATAGAAAGGAGGCGTAGACAGTATAATAAAGCAACAGTCTTGTGACctattgaaaaaacattttgtagcTGCATAAAATATAAAGCTTGAAAAatatctgggggggggggatatttaTGTAATAGAAACATTGCAACAGGACACATTTGATTAATGCAAATCAATACAGGCATGTGGAAAACCACATTGTTGGCAACAAATAGAAAATCAAGGGTCATCCCTGCAAATTGTTCTACTGCATACGTAAGTGCTAATGCTGAGAAGCGTttgtagtgttaaaaaaaaagacttgtgaCCGTGTATGCCATTAATGACCAAATATTTAAAGAGGAAAGGCTTACTGAAGACAGAAAAACCTAATCGCTGTCACCTAAAAAGGAGTTGTTCAATAGCAAGAGGCAGTTAAAATTTTCCATTAAAATCTACAAGTCTTGTAACTTTGgaatgtatttgttaaagttAAGATACCAACAGCAACATGATGTGATGCTTTAGAATCAAAACTATAATCATGATTGTATTAGCTGTTATATAAGCTATAGTGGTACACTGATTtggtgtaaaataaaaatattttccatAATTTCTCCTATTATGTGTTAATGCAACTATTGTGCTTAAAccttttattgtaaatgaaatcattttaaattagtGCTGATGCAGGAAATCAGTGATGCTCACATCATGTTTGAAGTTGTGTAGTACTAGTACTAGGCCGGCTCTTTAAATGGTCTGCTCTTAACAAAACTCAGGTTTACTTTCTAGTAAAGTCAGTATAGTCATCAACCATTTATTAGTGGTACCTGACAGATTATAATGTCCAAACATAATGCAGCAGAAAATCCAATGATGAATCATTTTACTTGTTTAGGGTAAAAGAAGGCAACACTAGGTAGTTTAAATTGGCAGGTTTTTGACTTTGGCCCAATatagttcaaaataaaaacacaagttacATTCTTCTAAAAAAAGCCCATGGATTGTTATTGTATCAGATGCATAATGAAACCAAGTTGTATCCAAACTTGGTTTAATTATGCATCTGATACAAAAACAATCCATCAGTTTAGACTGttatggacatttttcactagTGTGATCTGCATGTGTAAATGCAGCATTGAGGCAATTCGAGCAAACATGTATACATTCCCTTAATGGCAATAAACGTAGTTTAAAATATACTTTATAActactgttttaaaataaaatagcttGTTTTGCTTGAAAGCTTGTTTTTACTACcaaagcaaattaaataaatgttcagtCCTGTCACAGACTCAGGCAAAATGTATCGGATGGGAGAGGTCAACGAGTTAAGAGTCTGATGAAACACTAAAAAGCAGTCATGCATTTAAGGTGCCGAGCATAAtaaccattttgtttttcttttttagtgtgtgtttaaGTTAAGTGATTTGTATTGTTGAATTCATCTAATCCAGTTCTGCTCCAGTTCTGCTCCAGTCCTACTCAGACATAAGATTCTTCAGCAAACAGAAGCTGGTCTAAGTCTGGTTCTGCTGCAGGATCGCTGCACCTCTCCAGCCATTCCTTGCGACTCTCCAGCAGAGCGAGCGTCACCTGCTGGCTGCTCTGGGGGTTACTGCGCGGGTGAGAGGAGAAGTAATCCCTCACTGCTTTGGTGGCAAAGGGGGAGAGGCAGAACCGAGCTTCTGGTGTCCCTCCCTGCGTATCCACCTCCAAGAACTTCAGTCCTGGGTCGCTGGGCAGCCTGGCCCGTGTCATGGTGGAGGCTCGGTCCACAACCTGCCGTCCGGGCTCTGAGCCCCGGCGCTTGTAGAGCCGGGCGTTGCATCCCTCCTCCACTGAGTGGGACTTGTGTTGCTTGAACAGGGACAGAGACGGACCACTCTGCTTGAAGAATAAAGACAGCGAAGGCTGCTTCAGCTCGTTGGCTTCCCTTTCAGCTGCGCTGCTGTGGTTGGTGCTGTCACCTCCTGTATGGGCATGGGTGGTGTTGAACCAGGGGGGCTTGGGAAATTGGAGACTCCCTGTAGAGCGGTGGTGGGAAGGGGGGCTGGATAAGTCCTGGTTAGGATGCTGGGGCTTGTGGGAGTCCAGGCCAGGCCTCCCCTTTACATGGCTCCCTCCTCCTCCGGCTGCATCTTTTGAGGCTCTGTGGATGGTTTTGGGCTTCTGTTGGCTGGAGGTCGGTTTTGCTCCTCCCCTTTTGCCTGCATTTCTTTTCACTGGGACAGGTTTCCCAAGTTGGAGCGACTTATCACTGGGGTCTCCCTGTTTGTAGAAACACAGAGTGCATTGTTATAGTCAAGAGTCTTTATACTTAAGAGTAGAGTGCTTAGCCATATGCAAAGCTTGTAAAGGCTCtggttgaaaaatgtatttattgtccAAACTACAGGGGAGAGAAATTAGTAACTGTAGAAGACAATAATATAAATAAGACAAAAGTGGGATTAAAGCTAAGATTGAGTCAATCAATCAGTTAAATAATCAACAAGTAACACATCAATTAATGAATAAACATTTCACAAATCAATTAATACATTAATCAGCTAATCAGTTTTACATGgctccatcctcctcttcctgtcagACCGGGGAGCCAGGGTAGATGCTGGATCACATTCACCGGATCGATGCTAGGCAAAAACTATGCTCTCACCATTAACAGCTGCTGTGGGTAATGTTGAGGGGTTGAGCTCATTTGAAAGGGTCGGTCACACTGTCCACAGTAAAGATTATAATATATGTCTCTGGAGGAACTGAGACACTGTTTGTGGAAATTTCCTCCAACAAAATGTTAACGAGAGAAGACTCGGTGCTCTCATGGTTTTGTCAGTGGTTAAGATTAAGAGGTTAAGAGATATTTCCAGTTGCACAACTGTTACCTTGTGTGTATGTTAGACCCAGGTTGTGTTGTTTATGCTGAAGAAGTATAATAAGACTATGTAGTGCTAGAGCAGagtgttttgagtggatggttTCAGCTAATTAGAGCTGAAGCTGAATGGTCTGTTAGCTTATGACGACAATGGCAGTGGTAGTTtaaaaacatactatactgtagtatgtcaaaaaaagcaatacaaagatccatggtattgtatgtttggaaaaaaaaaagtcatagtatgtcaaaaaagtgattagaaACCCATTGTAAAATATGTAGAGATAACTGATAAAAATgccgtagtatagtatgtccaaaaaagtcaatgtataatctgtaaaaaaaagggattaaataaagccatggtatagtatgttggaaaaaagtcctagtaggtcaaaaaagtgattagaaTAACATCATaacatatgttgaaaaaacagataaaaaagccatagtatagtatgtctaaaaagtgattaaaaaagacacagtaaagtaagtaatagtagtagtattatgtgttatgtcaaaacaaatcaatgtaAAAGTCATACAAAGTGTCTAATTGTGGTGGTACACAGTTAAACTGCATTCCATAAAAGTGgctgtacatttttttgggTGTAAAACCTTTACATAAATGTTGTGTCTACATGATTGAACCCATGACTTGCATTCTATCACACTGAACTATCTCctccaaaaataaaagctttttctgtaatttgttgctgggaggttggttgggggcGCAGAGCGTGTGTGATAATAATCCCGACCAAGCGCGTTGTCAGGTTCAAGTCCTGCTCGCTGCCAGTGTATGGGCAAACACTTAAATAGGACGCACATAGAAATGGTGCACTGAGATAAGAGCCTGACTCAACAATCTGAGGGGGAAAGATCAAATcccatatttatttttgcagtttttcaactatggaaaacaaatacaacttCCAACCACTGTAGAGTATCGGATCAGATAGCTCAGTGTGGTAGAACGCTGATTAGAGGACCCAGTGGTCGTGAGTTCAAAGCTCACAAGGTGCAGACATTATGATGAGGCTGACCACCCAGAAACACGTGTGCGTGGCCTGGGAGGTGGGGTTAGTGTCCTGGGTGGTGGCGTTGGTGTCCTGGGAGGTGGGGTTAGTGTCCTGCACCTGGGAGGTGTGTCCCTTCCAAAGCCCAACTGTCTGAGTATCTGTAAAGATACTGAGTACAGTTGGGATTAGGAAAGTACTTAACCATAATATGTGTGGTAAGGTAAAATTCCTGAGTTGTACTTAGGAAAGTACTTAACCATAATATGTGCAACATGGTAAGGTAAAATTCCTGAGTTGTACTTATGACACTTAGAGAATAAAATTATTGTTCCAGTTCGCAAAAGGTAATGCCCCTACGCCGCCCCTTCGGGGCGGCATAGGGGCATTTTATGACACNNNNNNNNNNNNNNNNNNNNNNNNNNNNNNNNNNNNNNNNNNNNNNNNNNNNNNNNNNNNNNNNNNNNNNNNNNNNNNNNNNNNNNNNNNNNNNNNNNNNTAACCAGCGTTCTATCCCACTGAGCTATCTCATCTGACTCTGACACCTGCTTTGATTTAGTGGAGGACTTGACTTCTTCATGTTGGGTGTTAGACCTTAAATGTAGTACATCCAACAGTGTTTAACCAACAACCGTCAGAAGAGGTCATGGGgtattttttaagacaaaaaatgtcaacttttatcAACTTTAATGGCATGTACAGTGTAGAGAGTACATAATACATACTTCCACtattacttacttttttatttaaaaaaaacatgacatacaATACTCTGCCCTCTGCACTCATCTGGGGAGAAAAGGAGAGTGTGTTGGATTATTGTGGTTcagcacatttctttttcttaaggagaaataaaagacagctgacacaaagacaaagtgtgTAACAAATGACATGTGTGATACATATTAATATCAGGGCTGCAACCAGGGGGGGAAAGAGGCTGCTGTGCTGCGATGCTCTGGATTGGTCTGCTTAGAAAAGTCCTCTTATGAATATAATATGGtacaataaacatacacattCTGCCTGCATGACTACTTTACTTTAGATACTTCCTGTGCAGTTAGCAGCATAGAAAACATCTTAAATCTAACATATTTGAATGCATGCCTCTTGTATCTGAGCTTCTTTACACTGGAGTTTTGCTACTTTTCTCCACAATTGTAATAATTATCCACAAGTCAAAGAGtacattgtttaaattaaaaaaaagtaaagaaagttAAAGGTAACATTACATCACAATGTAAAcaggcctgactcagtttaaaaactggttttcagcaggttcctgttctgtgATAGAACACAATGTTTGcctaaaagatgtttttttctcaccactgtcacactaaatgcttgcttgtGGGAAATTCTTGGGTCTGTGATCATTTAAACAGGGCTGgtcaatatattgatattatatcaatattgattATGACGCTGGATATCGTCTtcaattttggatattgtaatattgtggaCAGTAGTATTAACCCTGACCCTGGTTTTAAAGACTGCcctacagtaaagtgatgtcatttttggaactagctgttttattgtttgcctttacccacttaagTATCTACATTatagtgattatttatcaaaactctcgttgtgttaatattttatgaaagcaccaatagtcaaccctacaataccACCATCAAATATAATTGGTCGTAAATATAGTGATGTTTGATTATCTTCATATCGCCCAACTCTAttactatagtatagtatgtcaaataattacacaaaaacaacaacataaaaagtcatagtataggatatctaaaaaaaaagtcataaaaagtcatagtatgtaaaaaaaagtgacaaaatatagtatgtcaaagtcattaaatcatagtaaagtatgtcgaaagaaatacaaaaaaggtcatagtatgtccaaaaagtcatagtgtagcctgtaacatgaatttaaaaactcTGCaccaaaattatttattatttatattaatttcaaTTTAACTGTCTGTCATGTTAACcccaaattacaaataaaaaaaatcactaaaatcATAAACTGTGTCATTATGAAACAAATGACAGAGCCAAAGTGTTGGTCTGTACAGTTGTGCTGTTAGTCGTTTTTTGGGACGTGTGATCACCCTAGcagggcgcctggatagctcagttcgTAGAGCAGGTGCCTTCATGTCtataactgtcctgtcaaaataaaggcctaaaatgccccaaaatgaaaaaataagtgATATGCTGAGTGGTAAGAATGACATGCCTGATGAAATTAGTACTGTAAAATGGACATGGAGACTGATGGAGATAATGTAATGCATTAGATAAGACTAGAATACAGACAAGATAGATTAATGCATCAAATGTGAATCTAATGTGAtttgatgttttaattaaactaaaaaataaataaatctattaGTATTTTTTACTCACCCCACTCTTGTCCTCATCTTCTTTCTCCAAGTTGTCTTGTTGGGTTAGTGACAGCCTCCGGCCTTTCTTCAGCCAAGAGTTTGGGTGGAGGCCCCTGTAGCCTTTTAAGGTCCCCCAGTTGAGTGCGTCTTTGGGTGGGGAGCCTTTTGGACATGTTTCCAGGTCTGGATGTCCACCAGAGGTCAGAGCAGAGCTAATGGTTAGAGGTGTGGAGGGGCCAGAGGAGGGAACAGATAAAAGGGGCGTGCTGAAGGGCAGATGTGCCTTGGCTGGCTGAAGCCCCTGTCTGGTCGCCCAGGTGTGGTCACTGCTGAGGGAGGGCAAGGAGTCCAGGGAGGAGCGGGTTTGTGCAGGAGAGGTGGCGGTGGAGGAGAGGCAGGGGAAACTCACTTCCTGAGCTCCATGCAAGGTTAATGCGGGCTCAACTCCACCCCTCCAGGTCTGACCTCTGGAGTGCGTGCAAGTGAGTCTGTGGATGCTCGGCTTCTTGGagagttcttcttcttcttcatcatcttcatcctcgCCAGAGAGACCATCAGTACTCCCTGAAACCCACGGCCGGAACTTGGGCACATAGGCTATAGCCGGCTCTGAGCGCCGCCGCTGTGTGTGCCGACCATCCGGGGACAGGGAGTCCAGGGTGGAGGTGTCTACAGTCAGTGCCTCCTGTCTCCGTCCTCTGGCTCTCCCCAGTGGGTGTAACTTCAGACACTCTGGGCTGTCAGTTTGGGTCTGGTGTAAGTCTGGGTCTGTGTCTGGGTCGTAGTCGCTGAATGTGAGGATGGAGTCCAGGCTGCCTTGTAGTGGTTTGGTTCTGGTGTGCCCTCTGCTACAGAAGCCCGGTGAGCCCCCGCTGATGTTGTCCAACTCGTTCTCTAGACTGTCGTAGGATGAGTCTGTATGAGGGTACAGCCACGAGTCTAATGGTCCAGCAACAGGACCCAGAGTTGATGCAGAAGAGACAAAGCAGAAGCAAAGACATGTAGAAAGACAGGTGAGAGACAAACTGTTGCAAAAACATTGCATACTGGCTCTGTCTTCATAGCTCAGGATTTACGAAGcaaactaaatgtgcaacttCTAGCCAGTAAATACTTGTCATCATGAATAATTCTACTCATGATTTTTccacaaacatgtaaaacaaatatatttgtaaGTCAAATCAAAAGACCTCTTTTCATCCTAAACTCAGTGACATAAAGTATCCAATCAAATGGGATTTGGGGCTGCACTTGACCATAAACTCAAAAACCATAAACCATAAGCTCATAGTAGCTGGCAGTGATATCATGGTCACACCTCTACTACCTATTTGTTTCTTCCTCATTTAAACATGCCGACTCCGTGTTTACGGTGATGGATTACTCAACTCATTAATAAAACAGTAGATATGCTTACTGCTATCATGTGTCCAAAATGTTTAAGGAACGTTCTCAATGGATGCAGGAGATGTAACAAAAGTATAAACTATAACATAAATGTTTAATCCCTCTTGAGTTAAAGACATTTGTGTACCTGATCCCATCTCGTCAGCGTTGAGTCTGTGTGGCTGCCCTCCAAACAGGGAGGAGGGATCCTCTCCCAGAATCTGCTGACAGTGTTCAATCATAAACTTTACCAGCCCACAAACCTGCCGCAgacaggaggaagagagaggttgGTATTAAACTAGTGTAACAACTGAGATTCAATGATAACAACAGTGAAACAGTTGAATTAGCATTTCTCAATGTTCATTGTCAAACTAACTGCAGTATTGAAACTTTTCAAGGCTGCGGGGAAGCACTCTCCTATCGCCTTCTTTCAGCATTTAAAGTACATCTTTTCTGAGCAGCTACTTGTTACAATGCTTAATACTTTCTGGAACCAAGTGCTTTGCAGGACATCAACCCTGACGTTACTTAGTTCCCATCAAACTGTTCATAAATATACAGACCTTTTACACTTTCTATAATGCTGATTGGAGACATTCCTGAGAAAAGCCTAACATGGTTTAAGGTGTTAAATGTGCTCATTAACGGGggaattaacacacacataaacatgttgATCTAAAATAACTTTCAGTTGGCGGTTTATGCAGCTTAACATTTGCGTGAATAATACTTCTAACACAAACATAACCGCACCATTCAGTTAATGAGGGCCAGGTTTTGGAAGTCAATATACAAATTTTCCAAATCAGTTGGCTAAGGCTTAATAGCTTGGTAAagcaaattgtaaaaatgtatagaCCAAATTACTTTAGAGGCACCTTTAGAGGCTCAGTTCTTGTCACTGCGGCCGCAGGTTCAattctgacctgcagcccttggCTGCATGTCATGCCCCGTCTCTCTtacctttcacatcttcagctgtcctgtatgATGAAGGTCCTAATTGCccaaaaaattatgttttttatgaccTGCAGGCAAAACTAAGAAACCTCTTTGTTGCTGAGCTGTGACTTGGCTTAGACAGACTGATTTAATTGTGTTGCAACATTAGAACAATCCTGTGTGTCTAAGTGGAAATAGGAGGAGTAGCCAAAGTTACAGCAACCAACTCTTTCTAGGTCTGGGTCAAATTCCACAATGTATTAGTTGTTAAAGTGATATTTTCTTGCCCTGTTTTACCTTCTTAGTTCCTTCTCCCTCTACCTCTGGACTACAAGGCACTCCAGGAGGCCAAAGCATGCTGGGAGCAATGCAAACTGATAAATTGTAACTTGTCATCTGGTTCTCGTGGGCGTTGCCCTCGATACCGTGCAGCATGGCCAACAGGTAGCGAAGCAGCAGGGCGTTTTCTTTGGGCAGGCGACAAATCATcctgtaaaaagaaagacataacCGGAGAATAGGAAGAGAATAAAATTGTCAGTATTTAAACATTGCCAAATCTCCAAACATCTGGAAACCCCTGCTGTGGTCCATTATCCACACTGAatatccatccacccacccagtTTCATATGTAGCTCAGTTGTATACAacatatgtagtagggggtcccagcattgtctctctttcagctaaggtgtccttggcctaaaaaacgttgaagacccctggtttaaaggaatgccaTCAAATGATACTAAAAAGGTAGAGTAGCAGTATAGTGGGAATGTTACCTCTTTACGTCCTCTAGttgttcttc encodes:
- the fdx1 gene encoding adrenodoxin, which encodes MALVTALRRLAHIRLREYSWRTAAVTSSVGARLTGQRSFTTGTQSLRSDNKVTVHFINRDGEKVTAKGSPGDSLLDIVINEDLDFDGFGACEGTLACSTCHLIFDEDVYKSLGPVTDEEMDMLDLAYGLTDTSRLGCQICLTKSLDGLVARVPESVADIRQSKDGSS
- the LOC117939597 gene encoding rho GTPase-activating protein 20-like encodes the protein MDNMSPQQQQDSLCRGDEQQENKQRMKSQSCRRQSAPSLVITKALIRSKTLSRESFMVPVCPETCSLVKSFLTGSDRSFLLHGHAQLKTGMQTQDRHLFLFSDILVIAKAKSANHFKQKAQVCVCEMWTAGCMDEVCEGSTNPERSFVMGWPTCNCVALFSSAEQKEKWLSLLKSRIKEEKEKEEPKTIPLRVYGKGINTFAVTKTLPVSNSDSTNEVVRLALQQFSIIGNVKDFELWVISKRDNTPYPLIGHEFPFSIQMSHVRHTMSQGGGGDRQRAMQVEQMQVYKQCQFIMKPRVVEALHVSPECSQKPFKRRRSLITWAFWRGSSSHLNELPLAGVARGCLFNQPLSSICVEDALPKPVLDMMVFLYHEGSWTRGIFRRPAGARAVRELRDSLDSGEFQLPLTREHIFIIAGVFKDFLRSIPSSLLGCELHEEWMDVLEEEEEEEEQLEDVKRMICRLPKENALLLRYLLAMLHGIEGNAHENQMTSYNLSVCIAPSMLWPPGVPCSPEVEGEGTKKVCGLVKFMIEHCQQILGEDPSSLFGGQPHRLNADEMGSDSWLYPHTDSSYDSLENELDNISGGSPGFCSRGHTRTKPLQGSLDSILTFSDYDPDTDPDLHQTQTDSPECLKLHPLGRARGRRQEALTVDTSTLDSLSPDGRHTQRRRSEPAIAYVPKFRPWVSGSTDGLSGEDEDDEEEEELSKKPSIHRLTCTHSRGQTWRGGVEPALTLHGAQEVSFPCLSSTATSPAQTRSSLDSLPSLSSDHTWATRQGLQPAKAHLPFSTPLLSVPSSGPSTPLTISSALTSGGHPDLETCPKGSPPKDALNWGTLKGYRGLHPNSWLKKGRRLSLTQQDNLEKEDEDKSGGDPSDKSLQLGKPVPVKRNAGKRGGAKPTSSQQKPKTIHRASKDAAGGGGSHVKGRPGLDSHKPQHPNQDLSSPPSHHRSTGSLQFPKPPWFNTTHAHTGGDSTNHSSAAEREANELKQPSLSLFFKQSGPSLSLFKQHKSHSVEEGCNARLYKRRGSEPGRQVVDRASTMTRARLPSDPGLKFLEVDTQGGTPEARFCLSPFATKAVRDYFSSHPRSNPQSSQQVTLALLESRKEWLERCSDPAAEPDLDQLLFAEESYV